A genomic stretch from Pochonia chlamydosporia 170 chromosome 4, whole genome shotgun sequence includes:
- a CDS encoding C2H2 transcription factor (similar to Coccidioides immitis RS XP_001239775.1): MSNTTAASAAVSTSNPPAADDSASTITVNTKAPSANFPPPKTDKPRPHVCATCQRSFARLEHLKRHERSHTKEKPFECPECSRCFARRDLLLRHQQKLHQTSTPSSRPRNRRESASGVNPTQSRRKNSVAGVNAAGSNAATTPMRPRANTISHVDGAAMQMLASANASVARGMAHSRHPSLAGLPVHNLDHVFGGMSTVLGQRGLQHGLPKLETTQIGTNDFDASGLRTAPPMAVFNPDFDFEGLFFAPGGSTINPNALHYNDSPQSMALDQTSPFGQGLTDVTTTQHFDDSLDWVTGFEHQMSFNTNENVIDGSSPSAISTASQSGISDVMVDGSNHPAPAGTSTMWQPSVMGPPQMPNPFAMDLNGSVFPDLLSGAPLSPQPATQKINDPYFSAPPPTSLSSLSTSVVSGMNSQNLNPALGFNAAPETPSSLNGGNSATSPVTTITDATRTAIVTILSHCLPFGSRKYSSFSSLGSPLSPQIQSSGNSSNPATTVPSTQDLQRYVKAYLTCFHPHLPFLHLPTLSFDVSPDSIGRSNGAGGNGCLLLSMAAFGAAYEMEHAQSKDLFDMAKKIVFFYLEERRKSDVRRADVRRSTIPTESKVQQSQAQSSTPLWLVQAMLLNVIYGHTCSDKVTSDIASTHCAALVSLAQSAGLINQGKGNVSAKQDVYMADTGGAWTRISDQEEQREWLQWKSMEEHKRTVYVIFILSSLAVASFNHSPALTNSEITLDLPCDEEFFAAESSAAFAAKGGVEAANHNRLTFFDSLGELLRTNERQHRQNSMGNGQAQFGSPTVNVEGPLTNLKPSTFGCLVLIYALHNYIWETRQRHQNRTWTNMETEKMHTHIEPALKAWQIAWSSNPQHSIERPNPFGLGPMSADAIPLLDLAYVKLFVDFGPAKEKLWQRDWDGMIEELSRGCETQDDIRSPTSTSESGTDPSSNSVLNSGFMDSPATQSSLNGMSTEQPFGAVQDYNGTGRSISRRERYLRTASFYAVDSLSMSDKLGVTFADKTSHELPMQTALCTAECAQVVAGWILALQERVGQYLGIIGQDHIDFSQVPAIILLEEEDIKLLGKVRDILSTAELKINMHIGPDATGAVNTSESVLAPDGFTGYASQILRLAAWMVNKSAVWPVAHVAAHGLETYANHLRVRAERSVIGSMPMAL; this comes from the exons atgtcaaatACCACTGCTGCTAGTGCTGCTGTTAGCACCAGCAACCCACCTGCTGCTGACGACTCTG CTTCTACAATTACTGTAAATACAAAGGCACCGTCGGCCAATTTCCCTCCTCCCAAGACGGACAAGCCGCGCCCCCACGTCTGCGCAACTTGCCAGCGTTCGTTCGCTCGTCTCGAGCACCTGAAAAGGCACGAGCGTTCACACACCAAGGAGAAGCCGTTCGAATGTCCCGAATGTTCACGATGTTTCGCCCGTCGTGATCTGCTGCTTCGTCACCAGCAGAAGCTTCACCAGACCTCCACCCCGTCCTCCCGCCCACGTAACCGACGTGAGTCTGCCAGCGGGGTCAATCCAACTCAGAGCCGACGAAAGAACAGTGTGGCCGGTGTCAATGCCGCTGGATCCAATGCCGCGACCACCCCGATGCGCCCGAGAGCAAACACAATTAGCCATGTAGACGGAGCTGCCATGCAGATGCTCGCGTCTGCGAATGCTTCGGTAGCCCGCGGCATGGCTCATAGTCGGCATCCGAGCTTGGCTGGCCTCCCGGTCCATAACCTGGACCacgtctttggcggcatgTCTACGGTCTTGGGCCAGAGGGGTTTGCAGCATGGGCTGCCCAAGCTGGAGACGACACAGATTGGAACCAATGATTTTGATGCCAGCGGCCTGCGGACGGCGCCGCCCATGGCCGTCTTCAACCCAGACTTCGACTTTGAGGGTTTATTCTTCGCACCGGGAGGCTCCACAATCAACCCCAACGCTCTTCATTATAATGACTCCCCACAGTCCATGGCTCTGGATCAGACCTCCCCGTTTGGCCAAGGGTTGACTGACGTTACTACGACACAGCACTTTGATGACAGCCTTGACTGGGTAACAGGATTTGAGCATCAGATGTCATTCAATACCAACGAGAACGTGATTGACGGGTCGAGCCCGTCGGCTATTAGCACGGCGAGCCAGAGTGGGATTAGCGATGTTATGGTAGATGGATCAAACCACCCGGCTCCAGCAGGGACGAGCACCATGTGGCAACCTTCCGTCATGGGACCTCCGCAGATGCCGAACCCGTTTGCGATGGATTTGAATGGTTCAGTCTTTCCAGATCTCCTTAGTGGTGCTCCTTTATCACCTCAGCCAGCTACTCAAAAGATCAATGACCCGTACTTCTCCgcgcctcctccaacttcGCTGAGCTCGTTGAGCACATCCGTCGTATCTGGAATGAATTCTCAAAACTTGAACCCAGCCCTCGGCTTCAACGCCGCCCCGGAAACTCCGTCATCCCTCAACGGGGGAAACAGCGCAACTTCTCCCGTGACAACCATAACAGATGCCACCCGGACTGCTATCGTGACCATTCTTTCCCACTGTCTACCCTTTGGTAGCCGTAAATACTCCTCATTTTCCTCGCTAGGCTCGCCTTTGTCGCCTCAAATCCAGTCGAGCGGCAACTCCTCAAACCCGGCCACCACCGTGCCCAGTACTCAGGATCTCCAGAGATACGTCAAGGCGTACCTGACATGttttcatcctcatcttccattTCTGCATCTTCCTACTCTTTCTTTTGATGTGTCTCCAGATTCAATAGGTCGTTCTAATGGTGCAGGTGGCAATGGAtgtttgcttctttccaTGGCAGCATTCGGTGCTGCTTATGAGATGGAGCATGCTCAGTCCAAAGATTTgttcgacatggccaagaaaatcgTCTTCTTTTATCTTGAGGAGAGACGCAAGTCAGATGTCCGAAGAGCCGATGTTCGACGGAGCACCATCCCTACTGAATCAAAAGTCCAGCAGAGTCAGGCTCAGTCCAGCACACCGCTGTGGCTCGTTCAAGCGATGCTCCTCAACGTCATATATGGCCACACTTGCTCCGACAAGGTGACGAGTGATATTGCGTCAACGCATTGTGCGGCTCTCGTCAGTCTCGCTCAGTCGGCGGGTCTAATCAACCAAGGCAAGGGCAACGTGTCTGCCAAACAAGACGTTTACATGGCCGATACAGGAGGTGCCTGGACGCGTATATCCGatcaagaagagcaaaggGAATGGCTTCAGTGGAAATCGATGGAGGAGCACAAGCGCACGGTGTacgtcatcttcatcctgtCCAGTTTAGCTGTGGCCAGTTTCAACCATAGCCCGGCTTTGACCAACTCCGAGATTACGCTTGATCTTCCGTGCGACGAGGAATTTTTTGCTGCGGAATCCAGCGCCGCTTTTGCCGCAAAAGGAGGCGTTGAAGCGGCCAACCATAACCGCTTGACCTTCTTTGACTCCCTGGGCGAGCTATTACGTACCAATGAGAGACAGCATAGGCAAAATTCCATGGGCAATGGTCAAGCTCAATTCGGGTCACCTACTGTCAATGTAGAGGGACCTCTGACGAACCTCAAACCTAGCACCTTTGGTTGTCTTGTCCTCATATATGCCCTACACAACTACATTTGGGAAACGCGGCAGCGACACCAAAACAGGACATGGACCAACATGGAAACGGAAAAGATGCATACACACATCGAGCCTGCGCTCAAGGCATGGCAAATTGCATGGTCAAGCAATCCTCAACATAGCATTGAACGCCCTAATCCGTTCGGCTTAGGACCAATGTCTGCCGATGCGATTCCgctcttggacttggcatACGTGAAGCTGtttgttgactttggcccggccaaggagaagctgtgGCAGCGAGACTGGGATGGTATGATTGAGGAGCTGTCCAGGGGTTGCGAAACACAAGACGACATCCGTTCCCCGACTTCCACCTCAGAGTCCGGCACAGACCCGTCGTCCAACTCGGTTTTGAACTCTGGATTCATGGATTCCCCTGCCACGCAAAGCTCTCTGAACGGCATGTCTACAGAGCAGCCATTCGGCGCTGTCCAGGATTATAATGGAACAGGGCGAAGCATATCACGGCGGGAGAGATATCTGAGAACAGCTTCATTCTATGCTGTCGACTCCCTATCCATGTCGGACAAGCTTGGGGTTACGTTTGCGGACAAGACGAGCCACGAGCTGCCCATGCAGACAGCTCTTTGCACGGCTGAGTGCGCCCAAGTAGTTGCTGGATGGATCCTTGCCCTTCAGGAGCGAGTTGGTCAATATCTCGGTATTATTGGCCAAGACCACATCGATTTCAGCCAAGTGCCCGCAATCATCCTcctggaggaagaggatatCAAGCTTTTGGGCAAGGTCAGGGATATTTTGTCCACGGCCGAGCTGAAGATCAATATGCACATTGGACCTGATGCCACTGGTGCCGTCAACACTTCTGAGTCTGTGCTGGCGCCCGATGGCTTCACTGGGTATGCGTCTCAAATTCTTCGTCTTGCGGCATGGATGGTAAACAAATCCGCTGTTTGGCCAGTAGCTCATGTAGCCGCACACGGTCTCGAGACTTATGCGAACCATCTGCGTGTAAGGGCTGAAAGGTCCGTCATTGGCTCTATGCCAATGGCATTGTGA
- a CDS encoding NUDIX hydrolase domain-containing protein (similar to Metarhizium robertsii ARSEF 23 XP_007818645.1), with translation METPESNKAPPLIYTFSHDPSLAQYNVHPTPWITTNHKDWERINTSALVFNNQNRILLVKRAASDSEPGKWEAPGGKVDDTDATILHGCVRELWEESGLVAESVKRVVPQGRGRLAYNVFNNEERTRAVGKFHFEVVVRDGEVRVNKGEHEAFKWATLDDIEEGEVEITKKDHRWNILEAFRLRRDEERKENDEKQEPVLWDGSPVTIPLVYLGPAGDDEFSECW, from the coding sequence ATGGAAACACCAGAAAGTAACAAAGCCCCCCCATTAATCTACACCTTCTCCCACGACCCTTCCCTCGCACAATACAACGTCCACCCCACCCCATGGATaaccacaaaccacaaaGACTGGGAACgcatcaacaccagcgcCCTGGTATTCAACAACCAGAAccgcatcctcctcgtcaaacGAGCAGCCAGCGACTCCGAGCCAGGGAAATGGGAAGCACCCGGCGGAAAAGTCGACGACACGGACGCCACGATTCTGCATGGCTGCGTACGAGAGCTGTGGGAAGAATCGGGCCTAGTTGCAGAGAGTGTGAAGCGAGTTGTGCCACAGGGTCGGGGGAGGTTGGCGTACAATGTGTTTAATAACGAGGAGAGGACGAGAGCGGTTGGCAAGTTTCACTTTGAGGTGGTTGTGCGGGATGGGGAAGTGCGGGTGAATAAGGGGGAGCATGAGGCGTTTAAGTGGGCGACTCTGGACGATATTGAGGAGGGGGAGGTTGAGATTACGAAGAAGGATCATCGGTGGAATATTTTGGAGGCGTTTAGGTTGAGGAGGGATgaggagaggaaggagaaCGATGAGAAGCAGGAGCCCGTGTTGTGGGATGGCTCCCCAGTGACCATTCCCTTGGTATATTTGGGACCGGCTGGGGATGACGAGTTCAGTGAGTGTTGGTAG
- a CDS encoding glycoside hydrolase, family 3 (similar to Metarhizium robertsii ARSEF 23 XP_007818644.1): protein MPQSILKSLLAATLILSAEAKRCDELDILAGQHVVYSFPSTSQPPDELINLTKAGLVGGVILFGENVDANTAKAMSALKDAYNASPAPALLKKKTGKDARFFVTTDQEGGMVRRIKTGEPKLSAKQMGAAADPAAAGKAGGAGAAVSLKEYQCNSNLAPVLDVFREAGDFTDYFQRSFGNTSQQVVTAAVPFITAQQAAGVVACGKHFPGLGAASHDANTDLQPVVLNLTLSEIRKVDQAPYVAAIKAGLEMVMASWAVYPSLDERPAGLSEKWIKGELRSRLRFKGVTVTDALEAGALSAYGDAGARGVAAAKAGMDMLLASGRNVTQGEAVRKAVVQALKKGQLDRREFDEATVRIAGMRSRIVA from the coding sequence ATGCCTCAATCCATTCTCAAGTCCCTCCTCGCAGCGACGCTCATCCTCTCAGCCGAGGCGAAACGCTGCGACGAGCTCGACATCCTCGCCGGTCAACACGTCGTGTATTCCTTCCCGTCGACGAGCCAACCCCCCGATGaactcatcaacctcaccaagGCCGGCCTCGTCGGCGGCGTCATCCTCTTTGGCGAAAATGTCGACGCCAACACCGCAAAGGCCATGTCCGCTCTCAAAGACGCCTACAACGCGTCCCCCGCCCCAGCACtgctcaagaagaagactggcaAAGACGCCCGGTTCTTCGTCACGACAGACCAGGAGGGCGGAATGGTGCGGCGCATCAAAACCGGCGAACCGAAGCTGAGCGCCAAGCAGATGGGTGCGGCTGCTGATCCGGCCGCCGCTGGCAAAGCAGGCGGTGCTGGTGCCGCCGTCAGTCTGAAGGAGTATCAGTGTAATTCCAACCTGGCGCCCGTGCTGGATGTCTTTAGAGAAGCTGGCGACTTCACCGACTACTTCCAGAGGTCGTTTGGAAACACCTCACAGCAGGTTGTCACCGCTGCTGTTCCGTTCATTACTGCCCAGCAGGCCGCGGGGGTTGTCGCCTGTGGAAAGCATTTCCCCGGCTTGGGCGCGGCTTCTCACGACGCCAACACTGATTTGCAACCCGTGGTGCTGAATCTGACGCTCTCGGAGATCCGCAAGGTCGACCAGGCGCCGtatgttgctgccatcaaggccgGTCTGGAAATGGTCATGGCTTCCTGGGCCGTGTACCCTTCCCTGGATGAGCGACCAGCCGGTCTGAGTGAGAAATGGATCAAGGGCGAGCTTCGTTCGCGACTCCGTTTCAAGGGTGTCACCGTCACGGATGCCTTGGAGGCGGGTGCGCTGTCTGCGTATGGAGATGCCGGCGCTAGAGGtgttgctgccgccaaggctGGCATGGATATGTTGTTGGCGAGTGGGAGGAACGTGACGCAGGGAGAGGCCGTGAGAAAGGCTGTCGTGcaggctttgaagaaggGACAGCTTGATAGGAGGGAGTTTGATGAAGCTACCGTGAGGATTGCGGGGATGCGCAGCAGAATTGTTGCGTAG
- a CDS encoding beta-lactamase (similar to Neosartorya fischeri NRRL 181 XP_001259228.1), whose product MYISKSSTLALAMLASAQTSYANSNCDVLKYGTPESVGMLSKPLKQMVTNLTHFTEKRNWTSHSYNQIVPIEPGGTTIIAHKGTIVSHFAFGKRNLWAGVNGTEGTLLPPSKQEAATEDTIYDMASLTKMFTTVAVLRCIDRGQVSLNATVASYVPEFAVNDKGNVTLLQLLTHTSGLNADPVPGLFDPRYPTYESRIKAILGQKLVYKTGTKYLYSDLNFMTLMLVVEKVTGKKLDDNIYEYTSLLGMHSTFFNRGNVEGPKFKYYRKMAAQEFQIAVEGNIPGLPQRPQPVRGTVHDENAWALNGVSGHAGLFSTTGDTARFCQMILNNGTYGGHRILSKKSVDLIFTNFLADLGEDHGVGFELNQFYTAGPMANMLAASHTGFTGTSMVIDRASNTLFVHLSNRVHPSRSWSSNNIVRETLGAWVATALGRRVEFPL is encoded by the coding sequence ATGTACATCTCCAAGAGTAGTACACTTGCTCTAGCAATGCTAGCATCCGCACAGACAAGCTacgccaactccaactgCGACGTCCTCAAATATGGCACCCCCGAGTCGGTGGGCATGCTGTCCAAGCCGCTCAAGCAAATGGTCACCAACCTGACGCACTTCACCGAGAAGCGCAACTGGACGAGCCACTCGTACAACCAAATCGTGCCCATTGAACCCGGAGGCACGACCATCATCGCCCACAAGGGCACCATCGTGAGCCACTTTGCCTTTGGGAAGCGGAATCTGTGGGCGGGCGTCAACGGCACCGAGGGcacgctgctgccgccgtcGAAGCAGGAGGCCGCCACGGAGGACACCATCTACGACATGGCCAGCCTGACCAAGATGTTCACGACGGTTGCGGTGCTGCGGTGTATCGACAGGGGCCAGGTGTCACTGAATGCCACGGTGGCGAGCTACGTCCCCGAGTTTGCTGTCAATGACAAGGGAAACGTGACGCTTTTGCAGCTGCTCACGCATACGAGTGGGTTGAATGCCGATCCTGTGCCGGGGCTGTTTGACCCCAGGTATCCGACGTATGAGTCGAGGATCAAGGCGATTCTGGGCCAGAAGCTGGTGTATAAGACGGGGACCAAGTACCTCTACTCGGACCTGAACTTCATGAcgttgatgctggtggtggaaaAGGTCACGGGGAAGAAGCTCGATGACAATATCTACGAGTACACGAGCTTGCTGGGCATGCACAgcaccttcttcaacaggGGCAACGTCGAGGGTCCCAAGTTCAAGTACTACAGGAAGATGGCGGCTCAGGAGTTTCAAATCGCCGTGGAGGGCAACATCCCGGGACTGCCTCAGCGTCCGCAGCCTGTTCGTGGGACGGTCCACGACGAGAACGCCTGGGCTTTGAACGGCGTGTCCGGCCACGCTGGTCTGTTTTCTACGACGGGCGACACCGCGCGCTTCTGTCAGATGATTCTGAATAACGGCACGTACGGCGGCCATCGGATACTGTCCAAAAAGTCGGTGGATTTGATCTTTACGAATTTCCTGGCGGACTTGGGTGAGGATCATGGCGTTGGGTTCGAGCTGAACCAGTTTTATACGGCTGGTCCCATGGCGAATATGCTGGCTGCGAGTCATACGGGCTTCACGGGGACGTCTATGGTGATTGATCGGGCGAGTAATACGCTGTTTGTGCACTTGAGTAATCGGGTGCATCCGAGCAGGAGCTGGAGTAGTAATAATATTGTGAGGGAGACGTTGGGCGCGTGGGTGGCGACGGCgctggggaggagggttGAGTTTCCGCTGTGA
- a CDS encoding arrestin domain-containing protein (similar to Verticillium alfalfae VaMs.102 XP_003002311.1), with protein sequence MTASRQSRRQRSGPWLATNNSGVFYRPEAHIDRRPPSAERFPTPLIGPRRTRPHAIHIVTYPPGYVPRELRPDAKANRGRPRKGRRERSSRSNLDSDPPSSIFGSTNTGIGESSSSSSNNSSRRNSNVFFHHKRSSSSISSSQILRPVLGKLIASFSGFSQSKAENSQPPPQPTPASAQTQLQVPTSCFAVPATTASTGVVAPPAYDDDREDSATQIPPQPHQARPSLSPLQSSHPHPSDTMAVTGSVTIPPTAYNIASHRNSLMSVRTAKSAVSSLVTEVPKPVASGSGVSCSILLAERNIFLTGFDHDGHSSREAQSGTSLLRGKLQLNVTKNVKIKAIQLKLLGRARTEWPEGIPPLKQEVCEEESLRTQVLTFFNAMHDGWEGEYGNQCSYKLKTSSANSSSTNLAVPQRPGSLLPSSSSRSGLTAKELKRLSLQNTQSRSFGKNENGVATSTQAKGFKVFYPGTYDYTFELPIDHHQLETIKLQYGSVKWELHASVDRAGAFKPNLHGTKEVSIVRLPDQMSLETTEPISISRQWEDQLHYDIIISGKSFPIGSKIPIAFKLTPLAKVQVHKLKVYVTESIEYWTNDKRVTRKDPGRKILLLEKAAGKPLDSNFVTSDVTTVRGGELEPEHRRQAREIANMRRTREAARHGRAPEPLPEPTNNLLGDIDLGLEHMWGSTEIEANVQLPTCQMMAKNKDLRLNPDCSWKNVNVYHWIKIVLRISRIDPDDPTGKKRRHFEISIDSPFTVLNCRATQANTNLPAYAGLNSNPTPYHSACGCPDSASLPCNGSPNSSTGTLPGTELSNEALPLPPQAAHLAHSNMNHTNHTTIPGSPMRSVDDLGIQGEPRPIHLLRVPSFNPPAFDDDTTPPPLLVAENPEAANAPLMTPPPQYDVVVGTPSVDGLADYFTRLASAGYGNEDDNDSGSDDSDDQPTRILDRSGRVNVAHPRTPGGRMPSRSFEFSRPPVNLNLGNLPTRTGRSTVPDTVS encoded by the coding sequence ATGACAGCCTCACGCCAGAGTCGTCGACAACGTTCAGGTCCCTGGCTTGCCACCAATAATAGTGGTGTCTTCTATCGCCCCGAGGCTCACATCGACCGACGACCGCCGTCAGCAGAGCGCTTCCCTACACCGCTTATCggcccaagaagaacaagaccaCACGCAATACACATTGTTACTTATCCGCCTGGCTACGTACCCCGAGAATTACGGCCCGACGCAAAAGCTAATAGGGGCCGGCCGCGAAAAGGGCGACGCGAAAGATCATCTAGATCGAATCTCGACTCGGACCCCCCGTCGTCGATTTTCGGCAGCACTAACACCGGCATTGGcgaaagcagcagcagcagtagcaacaacagcagccgccgcaacagcaacgTATTCTTTCATCACAAGAGGAGCAGCTCGTCAATATCATCATCCCAAATTCTCCGGCCCGTGCTGGGCAAGCTCATTGCATCTTTTTCAGGATTCTCCCAATCCAAAGCCGAGAACTcgcaaccaccaccacaaccaacccCGGCATCTGCACAGACCCAATTGCAGGTACCGACAAGCTGCTTCGCTGTCCCCGCGACCACAGCATCGACAGGGGTGGTGGCGCCCCCGGCCTATGACGACGACCGTGAAGATTCGGCAACCCAGATCCCACCACAGCCCCACCAGGCTCGACCAAGCCTCTCGCCTCTTCAGTCATCTCACCCACACCCTTCAGACACAATGGCTGTTACTGGGAGTGTCACCATTCCTCCAACTGCATACAACATCGCAAGTCACCGGAACAGCCTCATGTCTGTCCGCACAGCAAAGTCGGCCGTGAGCTCACTTGTGACTGAGGTCCCAAAACCCGTTGCAAGTGGCAGCGGCGTCTCGTGCTCCATCCTTCTGGCTGAACGCAACATCTTTCTTACAGGTTTTGATCACGACGGCCATTCGTCCCGCGAGGCTCAAAGCGGCACCTCGCTGCTGCGCGGCAAGTTGCAGTTAAACGTAACAAAGAACGTCAAAATTAAGGCAATCCAGCTAAAGCTTCTGGGACGTGCCCGCACAGAATGGCCCGAGGGTATTCCTCCATTAAAGCAAGAAGTCTGCGAGGAAGAAAGCTTAAGGACGCAGGTTTTAACGTTTTTCAATGCTATGCACGATGGCTGGGAAGGCGAATACGGCAACCAGTGCAGTTACAAGCTGAAGACAAGTTCAGCAAATTCAAGTAGCACAAATCTTGCTGTACCTCAACGGCCCGGCAGCCTgctgccgtcatcatcctcaaggAGTGGCTTGACCGCCAAGGAGCTCAAACGGCTCTCACTACAGAACACGCAATCACGTAGTTTTGGAAAGAACGAAAATGGTGTCGCGACGAGTACCCAAGCCAAAGGATTCAAGGTGTTTTACCCAGGCACTTACGACTACACATTCGAGCTGCCCATTGATCATCACCAGTTGGAAACAATCAAATTGCAATATGGCTCAGTAAAGTGGGAGCTGCATGCGAGTGTGGACCGTGCTGGTGCATTCAAACCTAACCTGCATGGCACCAAAGAGGTATCCATTGTACGACTACCAGATCAAATGTCTCTTGAGACGACGGAACCCATTTCCATATCTCGGCAATGGGAAGATCAGCTTCACTATGACATTATTATCTCGGGGAAGAGCTTTCCCATTGGTTCCAAAATACCAATTGCTTTCAAGCTCACCCCCCTTGCCAAGGTCCAAGTTCATAAATTAAAGGTCTACGTGACCGAGTCCATTGAATACTGGACAAACGACAAGCGAGTCACGAGAAAGGATCCGGGCCGCAAAATTCTCCTCCTGGAGAAGGCAGCAGGGAAACCACTTGACAGCAATTTTGTCACGTCAGATGTCACGACCGTTCGTGGTGGGGAACTTGAGCCAGAGCATCGTCGCCAGGCAAGAGAAATAGCCAATATGCGACGAACACGAGAAGCAGCGAGACATGGACGTGCCCCAGAACCTTTGCCAGAACCAACCAACAACTTGCTCGGTGACATTGATCTCGGACTGGAGCACATGTGGGGTTCAACTGAGATTGAAGCCAATGTACAGCTCCCTACATGCCAAATGATGGCCAAAAACAAGGATCTGCGACTCAATCCAGACTGTAGCTGGAAAAACGTAAACGTCTATCACTGGATAAAGATTGTTCTCAGAATCAGCCGCATAGATCCTGATGATCCAACGGGGAAAAAGCGAAGACATTTCGAAATCAGCATCGACTCACCCTTTACAGTGCTCAACTGTCGGGCGACGCAAGCCAACACGAATCTGCCCGCATATGCCGGTCTTAACAGCAATCCGACACCATACCACTCAGCGTGTGGCTGTCCCGACTCCGCGTCTCTACCGTGCAATGGGTCACCTAACTCGTCTACCGGCACACTGCCTGGGACAGAGTTGAGTAATGAGGCTCTTCCGCTACCACCACAAGCAGCTCACCTCGCACACTCGAATATGAACCACACGAACCACACGACGATCCCTGGGAGTCCCATGAGATCGGTGGATGATTTGGGAATTCAAGGCGAGCCACGACCCATTCACCTTCTGCGCGTACCCAGCTTCAACCCGCCTGCGTTTGACGATGACACAACACCCccgcctcttcttgttgcggAAAACCCAGAGGCAGCAAATGCCCCTCTGATGACACCACCCCCGCAATATGACGTTGTAGTAGGAACACCAAGCGTGGATGGGCTAGCAGACTACTTTACTCGTTTGGCAAGCGCTGGCTATGGGAATGAGGACGATAACGATTCAGGGTCGGATGACTCGGATGACCAACCCACCAGGATACTCGATAGGAGTGGACGAGTCAATGTTGCACATCCCAGGACGCCAGGCGGGCGAATGCCAAGCCGAAGCTTCGAGTTTTCTCGTCCTCCAGTCAACTTGAATCTCGGAAATTTGCCAACTCGCACTGGTAGATCGACCGTACCTGACACTGTCAGCTAA
- a CDS encoding t-SNARE protein (similar to Metarhizium acridum CQMa 102 XP_007806687.1), translating to MSSLPQGGRGGGDPVLNEVSNIQGEINRLNAQIDELKSSGAQSLARGESADLQRKSAEVMTMYRTLVQRFGKLKSQTSATNRNVVQVNRVEKELKAALARYNTFKSDYSKAVGAEARRQFEVVRPDASEREIAQVVEEAQSGQQMQIFQQALQQSGRQRAAQDVLRNVQARHDDLLKLERDLQEVMELMETMADMVYKQDEVVMKIEEQTEAVNDNLDKGVEEIGVAVNTARKTRKKKWICLGICGKQQFISDPYLSQSMRIDDFTVAIIIVVIIIVLIYIFVIRGTSGGGNKNNSKRAIEDLTGAVASRFMSVAAPHAKRLEPRAAIDEELAQQMLRISRERIHFPQLPNN from the coding sequence ATGTCTTCTCTTCCCCAAGGCGGCCGAGGTGGCGGCGACCCCGTTCTCAACGAAGTTAGCAACATCCAGGGAGAAATCAATAGACTCAACGCTCAAATCGATGAGCTGAAAAGTAGTGGTGCTCAAAGCCTGGCTAGGGGTGAATCAGCAGACCTCCAAAGGAAGTCAGCCGAGGTCATGACCATGTACAGAACCCTAGTCCAGCgctttggcaagctcaaATCCCAGACCTCTGCGACGAACAGGAACGTTGTGCAAGTGAACAGGGTTGAAAAGGAGCTcaaggctgccttggcgAGATACAACACGTTTAAAAGCGACTACAGTAAGGCTGTAGGAGCCGAGGCAAGGCGGCAGTTTGAAGTCGTTCGCCCTGACGCTTCGGAGCGCGAAATCGCCCAGGTTGTTGAGGAAGCTCAGTCGGGCCAGCAGATGCAAATTTTCCAGCAAGCATTGCAGCAGAGCGGCAGACAACGGGCTGCTCAGGATGTTTTGCGCAACGTCCAAGCCCGACACGATGACCTTCTGAAGCTAGAGAGAGACCTCCAGGAAGTTATGGAACTTATGGAGACCATGGCCGACATGGTTTACAAGCAAGACGAAGTCGTCATGAAGATTGAAGAACAAACTGAAGCCGTCAATGACAACCTGGACAAGGGCGTGGAGGAAATCGGTGTTGCTGTCAACACCGCTCgaaagacgagaaagaagaagtggATCTGCTTGGGTATCTGTGGTAAGCAACAATTCATCTCGGACCCATATCTCTCACAAAGTATGCGTATTGACGATTTCACAGTGGCAATCATcattgtcgtcatcatcattgtTTTGATCTACATTTTCGTCATTCGAGGTACTTcaggcggcggcaacaagaacaacagcaagcGTGCCATTGAGGATCTTACCGGCGCCGTTGCATCCCGCTTCATGTCTGTTGCGGCACCACACGCAAAGCGGTTGGAACCTCGCGCTGCCATCGACGAGGAGCTCGCTCAGCAAATGCTCCGTATTAGCCGCGAAAGAATTCATTTCCCCCAGCTCCCCAACAACTAA